In Tsuneonella amylolytica, one genomic interval encodes:
- a CDS encoding class I SAM-dependent methyltransferase, producing MATRDGPPTIFSRSRLDARAARARQLAARKDAAGWLAEALVEDAVERIEFMMLESDRALVLGKGASELGRLLERKGWRVTVADPGTLDLEAPYPWRGFGLIVSLGVLDTVNDLPGALIHQRLALDSGGVMLANMVGAGSLQRLRGALLAADGERPAARLHPAVDAQGGAALLQRTGFARQVSDAWTLRLRYSALDDLVADLRAQGLTSALADAAPPVTKAGLAAARAAFLDEADRHGRVVETLEILTLTGWQN from the coding sequence ATGGCGACCCGCGACGGACCCCCGACGATCTTCAGCCGGAGTCGCCTCGATGCGCGTGCCGCGCGGGCACGACAACTCGCCGCGCGAAAAGATGCCGCCGGATGGCTGGCCGAGGCGCTGGTCGAGGACGCGGTCGAGCGGATCGAATTCATGATGCTCGAGTCCGATCGCGCACTTGTCCTGGGAAAGGGTGCGAGCGAACTCGGGCGCCTTCTCGAACGCAAGGGCTGGCGGGTCACGGTGGCCGATCCCGGTACGCTCGATCTCGAAGCGCCCTACCCGTGGCGCGGGTTCGGACTGATCGTCAGTTTGGGAGTGCTCGACACCGTCAACGATCTGCCCGGCGCACTGATCCACCAGCGGCTCGCGCTCGACAGCGGCGGGGTCATGCTCGCCAACATGGTCGGCGCGGGCAGTCTGCAACGACTGCGCGGTGCCCTGCTCGCCGCTGATGGCGAGCGGCCGGCAGCGCGGCTGCATCCCGCGGTCGATGCGCAGGGCGGTGCGGCATTGCTGCAGCGAACGGGTTTCGCGCGGCAGGTGTCCGACGCGTGGACCCTGCGGCTGCGGTACAGCGCGCTCGACGATCTCGTCGCCGACCTGCGCGCGCAGGGCCTTACGAGTGCGCTGGCCGATGCCGCGCCGCCCGTTACGAAGGCCGGCCTCGCTGCAGCGCGGGCGGCGTTTCTCGACGAAGCCGACCGGCATGGCCGGGTGGTGGAAACATTGGAAATCCTGACGCTGACCGGCTGGCAAAATTAA